Proteins from one Spirochaetota bacterium genomic window:
- the dctP gene encoding TRAP transporter substrate-binding protein DctP, whose translation MWYLGGTMDDEEDYVAKMRIGQLQASMISGTGNESICPGISVMELPFIFDGLDEARYIRDRMRPTIYKITEKNGFKLLFWMSADEHFYSAKYPLRTPEDFRKSKILTWHGPLEVEVLKALGASPIPVNVPEVVPSMRSGVVDGAISPSAWWLAAQLYTITKYLNPLPIRYDQYLFMVVMEKWNKLPIEYRKRIEKLSWKLEKTLDVEANKVLEESKMGMIKYGCTEVKMTPDEIKVFKKRTRPIWNKMAGKLYPKKLLDEVIKYRNEYRAKQK comes from the coding sequence ATTTGGTATCTTGGTGGGACAATGGATGATGAGGAGGATTATGTTGCAAAGATGAGGATTGGTCAACTCCAAGCATCCATGATTTCAGGGACAGGCAATGAGTCCATCTGTCCCGGCATCTCTGTGATGGAGCTTCCCTTTATCTTTGACGGTTTAGATGAAGCGCGTTATATAAGAGATAGGATGAGGCCCACAATATATAAAATCACTGAGAAAAATGGTTTTAAGCTTCTATTTTGGATGAGCGCAGATGAGCATTTCTATTCAGCAAAATACCCTTTGAGAACCCCTGAAGACTTTAGAAAGAGTAAAATATTAACCTGGCATGGTCCCCTAGAGGTTGAGGTGTTGAAGGCTCTTGGGGCTAGCCCAATCCCAGTAAACGTGCCTGAGGTTGTTCCATCAATGAGGTCTGGGGTCGTCGATGGGGCTATATCCCCATCAGCCTGGTGGTTGGCAGCGCAGCTCTATACAATTACAAAGTACCTAAACCCACTACCAATAAGATACGATCAGTATCTATTTATGGTTGTAATGGAAAAATGGAACAAACTACCAATTGAATACAGGAAGAGGATTGAAAAATTGTCATGGAAGTTAGAAAAGACCCTTGATGTTGAAGCGAATAAAGTTCTGGAAGAATCGAAAATGGGGATGATAAAATATGGCTGCACAGAGGTGAAAATGACACCAGATGAGATTAAGGTCTTCAAAAAAAGGACGAGACCAATTTGGAATAAAATGGCAGGTAAATTGTACCCTAAAAAGTTATTAGATGAGGTGATAAAATATAGAAATGAATATCGTGCAAAGCAAAAATAG
- the panC gene encoding pantoate--beta-alanine ligase has translation MKIVQQIDEVRENVFKARKRGQTIGFVPTMGFLHKGHLSLVEISKQHCDYQVMSIFVNRLQFNDKNDFESYPKDLERDCRLADGIGVDLMFIPNEDEMYKENLTHVDVTMLSENLCGASRPGHFRGVFTVVSKLFNIVLPDISVFGQKDIQQAVSIEKMVLDLNFPVRIIIAPIIREDDGLAMSSRNKHLSEVERKNALSIYRSMKMAEKLIKSGEYRCIKITDAMKGLIEMGNPKMIDYISIVNYYNLQPVEKITGKSIIAIAAYFGTTRLIDNMIIDASKRGFKCAY, from the coding sequence ATGAAGATAGTACAACAAATAGATGAAGTAAGGGAAAATGTATTCAAAGCAAGGAAGAGGGGACAAACAATAGGTTTTGTGCCTACAATGGGATTCCTTCATAAGGGGCACTTAAGCTTAGTAGAAATATCCAAACAACATTGCGATTACCAGGTGATGAGTATATTTGTAAATAGGCTTCAATTCAATGATAAAAATGATTTTGAATCCTATCCCAAGGATTTGGAGAGAGATTGCAGATTAGCGGATGGAATTGGCGTTGATCTAATGTTTATCCCTAATGAGGATGAGATGTATAAGGAGAATCTAACCCATGTAGACGTAACGATGCTATCTGAAAACCTTTGTGGAGCTTCAAGACCTGGTCACTTTAGGGGTGTTTTTACAGTAGTGAGTAAGCTCTTTAATATTGTTTTGCCGGATATTTCCGTATTTGGGCAAAAGGATATACAACAGGCGGTTAGCATTGAGAAGATGGTGCTTGACCTCAATTTTCCTGTAAGGATTATTATCGCTCCAATCATAAGAGAGGATGATGGCTTAGCTATGAGTTCACGCAATAAACATCTTAGTGAGGTGGAGAGAAAGAATGCCCTTTCAATATACAGGAGTATGAAGATGGCTGAGAAATTGATAAAATCAGGAGAGTACAGATGTATAAAAATAACAGATGCGATGAAGGGATTAATAGAAATGGGAAACCCGAAAATGATAGACTACATCTCTATAGTGAATTACTATAATCTACAACCAGTTGAAAAAATCACTGGGAAGTCAATTATTGCAATTGCAGCATATTTCGGAACTACAAGGTTAATAGATAATATGATAATAGATGCTTCAAAGAGGGGATTCAAGTGCGCATATTAA
- a CDS encoding class I SAM-dependent methyltransferase — MEMVERCIICNSNKFINLFRKESSKGESFQLAQCAYCGLEFINPRPDEGEIMRYYGNEYFTKRTDRGYNNYFSIEMKTEIERIIKLNLKDLAFFEFEEKLHSEKNVLDIGCAAGYFLNYLRDRGWRSWGVDLSKDCVNFARGLSLDVMHGNYLEIDFKNKFHLMTLWATIEHMHHPDLVLEKAQYDLDDNGMLYISTCRIEGISFMKLFKQRWRFYNFPEHLYFFSFQTLKDLLEAKGFQVMKYVTYGSGVGKAGSIIRKTADYMAKKFYMGDMMLISARKIRVQ; from the coding sequence ATGGAGATGGTTGAGAGATGTATTATCTGCAATTCAAACAAATTTATTAATCTTTTCAGAAAGGAATCTTCAAAGGGGGAATCATTCCAGCTTGCACAATGCGCATATTGTGGATTAGAGTTCATCAATCCACGGCCGGATGAGGGGGAGATAATGAGATATTACGGTAATGAATATTTTACTAAAAGAACGGATCGAGGTTACAATAATTATTTCTCCATTGAGATGAAGACAGAGATTGAAAGGATAATCAAACTCAATCTGAAGGATTTAGCTTTCTTTGAGTTTGAGGAAAAATTACACAGCGAAAAGAATGTTCTTGATATTGGTTGCGCTGCAGGATATTTTTTAAACTACCTAAGAGATCGTGGATGGCGCTCGTGGGGTGTGGATCTTTCAAAGGATTGTGTCAATTTTGCCAGAGGATTGTCTCTGGATGTGATGCATGGCAACTACCTTGAGATTGATTTTAAAAATAAATTTCACCTTATGACACTCTGGGCAACGATTGAACATATGCATCATCCTGACCTAGTTTTAGAAAAGGCACAATATGACCTGGATGATAATGGAATGCTCTACATCTCCACATGTAGAATCGAGGGGATTAGCTTTATGAAACTTTTCAAACAAAGGTGGCGATTTTATAACTTTCCTGAACATCTATATTTTTTTTCTTTCCAAACACTGAAGGATTTGTTAGAAGCAAAGGGATTTCAGGTGATGAAATATGTAACCTATGGGAGCGGTGTGGGGAAGGCCGGTTCAATTATTAGAAAGACCGCTGACTATATGGCCAAAAAATTCTATATGGGCGACATGATGCTGATATCCGCAAGGAAGATAAGGGTACAGTGA